In Clarias gariepinus isolate MV-2021 ecotype Netherlands chromosome 21, CGAR_prim_01v2, whole genome shotgun sequence, the sequence caaacaaataattttcatAGGTTTCCCAAATGTTATCGGTGCATTGGACTGCACCCATGTGCGTATTAAGTGTCCGTCTGGTCCACATGAAGCGGACTTTGTGAATAGGAAATCAGTACACAGCATCAATGTACAGGTACGGTCCCACTGAGATGATATTGAAGGCTATGCTCTAGCACTGAGTGTTCTGTACTAAGCTGGGCACCAGTGTTTAGTTCATTGCAATTAAAATGTAGTGACCTAcaggtttaatttattttagatgaTTAGTGATGCAGATTGCATCATCACAAATGTAGAGGCCAAATGGCCAGGCTCTGTGCATGACTCCAGAATCTTTAGAGCCTCATCTCTCTACCAACAACTAGCAAGAGGTATGCTAATAATCACTTAAATCacaaaaagtcttaaaaaaaaaaaaactacattatatatctatatatattcaTTCTGTCTATGCAGGAGAATTCTCAGGAGTTTTGCTGggagacaagggatacccatgCCTGCCTTACCTCTTGACTCCCTATCAGGAGCCCCAGACAGAGGCACAGCACCGCTACAACATTGCCCATGCACGCACAAGAGGTCGTATAGAGATGGCATTTGGGCTGATAAAGTCAAGGTTCCAGTGCCTGAAGCACCTCAGAGTGACTCCACCTAGGGCATGTGACATTGTAGTTGCTTGTGTAGTGCTCCATAACATTGCTTGTCTGAGGAGAGAGAGGCAACCAAGGATTGTTGAAGAGGAAGACTGGGGCAATGAAGCAGTATTGGAAGAAAACGAAACAGGCAGACTTATACGAGACACAtatgcaaataattattttgctttaagGCTTTAAAATTTTCCACTGGCCCCTCAACTTTCTCCTtagttaaacaaacacacagaagtcAAAGTATTTAATGTGATTTGTCTTTATTCAGAGTGAATCTGCCTGTTAGGGgtgaaaacacaaataaatgttgtggaaagtGATCAAAaaggtaatgttttttttttcttttccttttttaaaaatggtagtTCTACTTGCATTTTTCTGTAGCTGTTGAATTTCCAGCTCCAACTACCTCATCTTCAGTTTTTTATACTGGATGTCGATATCAGTCGCTTCCATTTGTTTAAGGAGGTAGCGTTTATACACTCCTTTTATGTTTTCTGGGTTCTGTAGCAACATAGATTTAAAGTTCTTTCATTGAATACTCTTGGcacattgttttcatttcttaatACTCACTTTTTCACATGTGGTCCCAGACTGAGAGGGCTCTAGAACAGAGTCAGCATCCTGAAAACACATTATGATCATTTTATCACACAAGTACACTTTTTAATATTCAATACAGTATCGCATGGAACCTGTGACTACCTCAGGCCTCCTTGAACATACAAACACAGTCTCCTCATCTTCCTCAACTGATGGGCCTTCTCCCTGTGACCACTGATTAAACTCAGTTAAACTCATTAGCTTACATGACTGATTTAAAAGGTCTCATACTCACAGGCAACATGATGTCTGGTGGATCCATAAAGCATACAGAATCTTTTGTCACTATGAAACCAAACATgatagaaaaaaatttttttttaccaaaatgcaCCATTACAGTAGCACAAGTACCTCTACGTGACATTACTGCTATGATGTACTTAGGCTTACAATGCCTAAGGAAGGAGGAAATCAGTTAGTCAGGAaggaataatgataataaaacacacacacaccttttataTACTCACTCCTTATACTAGGTGATATCATTTTAGATGATGTCCCCCCCTCTATTCCCTCAAGGACGGGCCTCCCTTTATTAATTTCCAAAGCCAGCTCCTCTGCAGGAGTGAAGCTGGCTGGTGGTGGCCCTCCCCCAGTGCCAGCAACCTCAGTCTTCTTTTTGGTcgctgcaattaaaaaaaacaaaaaaaaaacctgaatagTTGTAACTTCAAGCTGGCATTGATTACATATGTACATACCATTAGATTTACTTACCATTCTgaactatatttttatattttattttcacctgCTGCCAGGTTCTTTTTCCTTCATTTAAGTTGCTGCTGCGTGAAAGCAATTAACGTAACTGTtattcacacacaaactttgCAATGTATTGTGACACACATTCAACGTtgataaagtattttaaatagtttacacCACTACTTACGCATTGAGACGATCAGCAATTTCCTGCCAACCTTTCTCTCTTGCTTTATTTATTGCCGCTGTATTGCCTTTTTTGGTGATGACATCTTTAAATTCTTCATATGTTTCCAATAGCAAACGCTGTTCCGTTGCCGTGAACATCGCTGCTCTATCTTTTCCTTTTGTTGCCATGGTAGCCCACAGTAAATCGATTGACCCATGCTCGACTTTTCAGGACTTTTAAACAATGGCGTGCACGCGCAATTATCTAGACTATTTAAACCTGACTCAAATTAGTAAGATCACATGATCCTCAATTTACTGTTATGGAACCAATTTAAGCGCGGATGTTTAGCTCGGCTCATTCAAGTCAGGTTTGGGACTTTAATCCCCGCTTTTCTAAGCGGCTTTTATGAAACAGCccccaggacataaaacatcgGATGAccgataactttcttttactaaattcagataagacagagatattactcatcggcctaaaaaaacagtacacaacagcttttacaattcagcctgcgtttagaaggatgtactgttactaccagcttaacagtaaaagacctgggcgtaatattagacagtaatttgtcctttaaaaatcatatttccaatatcacaaaaacagcctttttccatgttaaaaatattgccaaacttaggagcatcttatccgtatctgatgcagaaaagctagttcatgcattcatgacctccagactggactattgtaatgcattactaggtggttgtcctgcatcctcaataaacaagcttcagttagtccaaaatgcagccgccagggttctcactagatccagaaaatatgatcatataaccccaatattatcatccctacactggctacctgttcagtttggaATTAATTACAatatagtattacttacatacaaggctttaaatggtttagctcccacataccttaCCATTCTTCTGATACACTACAATCCACAATGTTTctttaagatcacaaaactctggacttctggtaattcccagaatttcaaaatctataaaaagggggcagggctttttcatatttagctccaaaactctggaatagccttccagacagtgttcggggctcagacacagtttcccagtttaaaagtagactcaagacgcatctctttaatctggcatacgcgtaactcatcccataacctcatactccagtacgtctatcctgaatggcaactatgctaattctctcaatctgttctgtatttttctagccatcctgaggcatctggagaagcttcagtagacaaaggcaaACTCTGCAaggttcctgaggcatccagagaagaaccagctccagctggattctgctttatgatggttggagctacacatcctgctcctgtgcctCCAGTGATTCAGACCCTATCTGCCctctgaactggacttcatgttaatttaaagaatttatgttatattgaacttttagtTGCAtgacacacatgatgttatataatctctatctgttatcacccaaatgaggatgggtcccctgttgagtccggttcctctcaaggtttcttcctattgccatctcagagaatttttccttgccactgtcacttGCTaaccttggcttgctcatcagagacatttcattcattcatctcattattatctagaaacatttttctcacacattttcaATTAACTGAAATCatacacacaatttatttatttcatttttttttttaattgaaattgaaaaaattaatttctttccattttttttaagctgctttgaaacaatgaccattgttaaaagcgctatataaataaaatttaattcctATTTTACAACTagggtaggacctctggtcaacatttacacacacactacgggcaatttgggaatggtaATTAGTCTAACCAGCATGTCtatagactgtgggaggaaaccggagtatatggaggaaacccaccaagcacagaagcACTCAAGGCAGAACCCAAAC encodes:
- the LOC128509420 gene encoding putative nuclease HARBI1 isoform X1, whose product is MACPFIDEVVDEGAIVLRRAFQRERTFRDRSDPLAFNDSYLYERYRFSRDGIAYICRLLSPHIANKTRRNRALTVPQTVCIALRFFASGTFLYTVGDAENISKASVCRSVRTVYLSLKRLLNVFITFPGHKAIRTIKHAFYGIAGFPNVIGALDCTHVRIKCPSGPHEADFVNRKSVHSINVQMISDADCIITNVEAKWPGSVHDSRIFRASSLYQQLARGEFSGVLLGDKGYPCLPYLLTPYQEPQTEAQHRYNIAHARTRGRIEMAFGLIKSRFQCLKHLRVTPPRACDIVVACVVLHNIACLRRERQPRIVEEEDWGNEAVLEENETGRLIRDTYANNYFALRL
- the LOC128509739 gene encoding uncharacterized protein LOC128509739 gives rise to the protein MATKGKDRAAMFTATEQRLLLETYEEFKDVITKKGNTAAINKAREKGWQEIADRLNASNLNEGKRTWQQVKIKYKNIVQNATKKKTEVAGTGGGPPPASFTPAEELALEINKGRPVLEGIEGGTSSKMISPSIRSEYIKVTKDSVCFMDPPDIMLPDADSVLEPSQSGTTCEKNPENIKGVYKRYLLKQMEATDIDIQYKKLKMR